A stretch of DNA from Schistocerca americana isolate TAMUIC-IGC-003095 chromosome 3, iqSchAmer2.1, whole genome shotgun sequence:
CAATACATTGAAATATTGGTCCAAGGCACCATTTTCTTACCTTTTACGTTGGATATATAGTAAATTACTATCAGTTCCACTGCTCAATCTTTCTGGGTGAGTTAATAAGCAAAATTGCAATTACACAGTGGATCAAATGAGACGTAACTGAATCATATGAGGCAGACATGTATGAAAAGACTCGACAGAGGCGTTTCAACTTCTCTTTAAGTCCGAAGGAACGACAGTGCGACGTAActgttactaaaactcaaacaTGCATAAACGCATATAAAATAAGGCGAATATATGTAGTAACGAAATTTTGCTATTACTGCAAATTGTAGACAAGCAGCGTCGTTACAAATTCacttgatgttgagaacatgcgcagtagACTACGCTCACTCCATATATGGCGTTGAGCATTAGTGTTACGCATCTCCCAGAGAGAAATAGTCTTTGGAGGGTAGAAGCTTACAACCGAAGGGCCAATTATCTGCAGGAGACAGGAAAACTGCCAGAGATTTGAGGCTGCGGCGTCCGTTCGTTAAGTGGGAAGGCTGCGGTGCGAGGCCGGGCTTCCCTGGCGTGGCGTGATGGACGGGGATTACGGAAACGCCTGGAAACGCGGACGCGTCTGGAGGCTGCGCTTACTCAAGCGCGCCCGGCCGGGCCTTAAAAGCGCGCGCCTCTGCCCAGGACGGCACTCGCACCTGAGACcagccagctccagctccagctccagctccagcacgCCATGTGGAAGATCGCAGCCGCTCTCGCGCTCCTGGTGGCCGCCGTCGCGGCGGCGCCGGACGGCGACAAGTACACCACCAAGTACGACAACGTGGACGTGGACGAGATCCTGCACAACGAGCGCCTCTTCAGCAAGTACGCCGACTGTCTGCTGGACGAGGGCAACGAACGCTGCACCGCCGACGGCAAGGAGCTCAAAGGTGAGTCCACCAAAGCCTCGGTAGTGCCTCACCTCGGGAAGACCCTCCTACAGTTCTATCAGAGTGCAACAGCACGTTTCTTAGGCGGCCACCTCTGTGCTATTATAGAAGAGGAGCTTGCTAGTTTCCCGAGGAACAGTTATTAGTACCTCCAAGAGGAATCTATTTGTGCCGAGAGTTCTTCCTCTGTTTTTCGATGAATAGTGTTTTTCAGAGTTCCGTACCTCCATTGATAAAAACGGAATCTTTATAGGACCACATGTTGTTTGTTCACCTGTTTGTGTCAGACGTTTAAAACGCCTTTCAAAACCcgtttttctcattttttcaaagaaaattccgcactggctgaatgaatgatttttattaaatctgcgaccggtttcacGACACttgtcggtgcatcctcaggcaatagacgctatttataacatagtgaCATTTAACATAGCCCATACGCTATTTGTAACATAGCAACTCTGAACATTGCCCATAGCGTAtactgcctgaggatgcac
This window harbors:
- the LOC124606869 gene encoding ejaculatory bulb-specific protein 3-like, coding for MWKIAAALALLVAAVAAAPDGDKYTTKYDNVDVDEILHNERLFSKYADCLLDEGNERCTADGKELKVLIPDALQNECAKCNEKQKEGVEKVIKFLVKEKKDIWERLRAKYDPDGSYYKNYEHYLKE